TTCATTCAAGCCTGACATTAGAACTATAACAATCTTGATGTGACAGTAGTTTTTTATACAGCCAGATGAATTTTAACTGTTATCCAATTACACGTATACCGTGGCCTTTGAATGTTGCCTCAGCGGAATGCAGGATAGCATTTTATTTTTGAGCACCATAAAAACACATAAATTAGTAATACAAATTGAAGCATCTTTACTGACCAATAGGGCTCGTCCGGTTGACTTTACGGATCAAAGTAGAACCTCGAtcactttttctctttttaattTAGTCACGGGGAATTGGCttttgcagaaaatatttattatatttaaattCTTAATTTGGTCGGAGGAAGAAGTGACTCTTCTCAGAATGGAGAGCTACATTCAGGACATTATCTGAATGGTGAGATTCTTCTGAGAATGAATGGAGAGATTCTTCTAACCAGAAGTTTAAAAGGAGATATCCTGACCGTGAAGCAGGATAGAAGAAATGAGGAGCCTGCAGATAAGGGAATCCCAAAGCATAGGGATAAtggattatttttaaaagatcatTTTTAGCATCCCAATTTCTTTGAGATAATCATATTTAATGAACAACTTATCAAGGCATCCAGATAGGCCTTTCACTCCTAATCTTGTCGGGAAAGATATCTAGTAGTTGTCAATTGTGAAAATAGAACTTATTCCACCACTTTTCAGCCAACCATTCTGGAGTACTTGGATTAAACTAGTTGTTTAGaagcaaaacaaatattttaaaagttGGTATATAACCTTTTGCCTTCCAATTATTTATCTCATCTTAATTAAGTTATTTTTAGAGCAACAACCTGTTGAAGTAAATTAACCTATTTACCTTATGCTAACTTATTCCGTTTCTAAATATAAAGAATAAGATATGCCATACATGTAAGGGCATATGAGGAGTAATAATATTTTGCATCAATACTTCATGTTTTAGTGGGCAGAGCCAGACCGTCCTACACGTTTCTACCAGAGAATGGATCAGTATGGGGTACGGGGTTACCAAAACAAAGcggaaagaaaaatagaaaggaaagaagaaaaaatggaaatgtagaaaagaaggaaagaaaaataagtggagaaaaaaataagaaaaagaaagaaagtaaaataaataaataaaaaaagaaaaaggaaagatggaagaagtaaaaaaaaaaagcaagaaggAATAAAGTAAAGACAGaagatttaagaaataaaaataaaaagggacAGATAGAGATGCAAATTGGTCGTCAATTATTATCTCGACgtgtgaaagaaaaaataaataaataaataataaaagtaataaaggAAAGAAGGAGGTGACCGGTGAGAGGGATGGAGATGCCCTACCAGGATAAGGCTGGTTAGTGATATCCATCGAGTTTAGATTTTGTCCGAGATGCAGATCAGACCGTTCGTTGCCCCGGCACGTGACCATGGCCCTCCTAGGCTTTTGAGGCGGTGATAGGATTCGCGAATATAAATGGAGAGACGGATAAACCTTGTCGACCAAGAAACGTAGCAGATCGCcgtttccttctccttctcaacTCCTTTCTCCAGATCGCTGCATCCTCCAGGATCCGGCACGTTTTGTCGACGAAGAAATGGCCGGAGTGGGACCTATATCGCAGGACTGGGAGCCGGTGGTGATCCGCAAGAAGGCCCCCAACGCCGCCGCGAAGAAGGACGAGAAGGCCGTCAACGCCGCCCGCCGCAGCGGCGCCGAGATCGAGACCCTCAGGAAGTGTATGCCATCATCCCAAACCCACCTATTTCTTCTCCCtattttttctgttttccaTGGGGCTGTCAtcattatcttctttttctttttgcttctgTATTGAAATCTTTCTATCTATTCTTTTTGTTTGGTTTATTCTTAAGCCCTATCTATTATACGCAAGGTATTGTTGAATTAACCAAGTAATTCTGCTGTCAATAGGGCAAGGCCTCTTTAACTGTTTCCTGGTCGATAGTTCCTTGGAATAGAAGtaattttcttaaaataattagCGAAGAGTTATGGGATTGTGCTGATTTAATTGAATGATTCAAACTATGAATCTACCTTTTcttctaaaagaaagagagaaagggagggagaccCACCCGCACATATTATTACCTGGATCCAGATTTTTCGAGATGCAACTTTCAAGAATTTAGCATAATTTTGTGGTTTGGCTTGTAGATGATGGATTCTTTTGGTTACGATAAGAGGAAACCAGGATAATTGGAGATTGAAGTGAACTTGGATGTCTTGTGATTTAGAGGAATTTGTTGGTTAGGGTTTGAACGTAGGAATCTTGTCAattacaaagaaagaaaaaaaaaatcttgtgtGTCGTCAGGAACTGATTTAGACTAAATAAACGATAGAAAGATTTGAAGGCAAAaggaattaaaaaatataaataaataaatttgtgtTACAAAATCTGAGAATTGGTTCATCTCCATGAGGAACATGGCTACAGCTCAATGGGAGAAAAatcaaagagagagaaagggtggGAGGGATTGGTAGATAGGGaaagagatgatgatgatgatgatgatgatgaaaattGGTTAGTTTACTAATTCTTGAAAAATCAAAGAGGGCGACAGGGAGGGAGGGATGGGTAAAGAGAGATgatgaggaggagaagagggagacggAGGGAGGGACGGGTGGAGagagatgaggaggaggaggaggaagaagaaaaaaaattttggttaTTTTACTAATTTTTTCATATATCTGTAGGCAGTGTGAGCTAAAGTTACATAGAATCTAAAGAGATATGCAGCAAATTAGACTGTAGTTGAAAATGCAATGCGTAGTTAGGCATTATGCATGTATCTCTTTAGTCTAGTGAACTTTGTAACTTCGCATATATGCATGACTAAAATCTAGATATGTATGCTAcaaattagacttaaagaaCACCATAGAGTCTAAATATACATGCATAAAAAATAACTGGACAGGGGAACAAGCTTTAGGGTTGAAATTTGACTGGCAAAACAATTATCCCACTAAGATATTATGGAGAACATCTCTGAAAGATGACTCTTGTAAAAGAACGAACCAGATTTTGCCACCAGGTGTCAACCTGATATCATTCTTTTGATTGTTTATGAAGAAACAATGttgttttatctttttttttgtctgaGAATCTTGCTAGCCTTATGGGGGTATATGCGGCCTGCTTAACTGCCTGAATGTCAGGCTGCAACAGACACTTACGCCGGCTGGGCCTGTGAGCTCTGACTGCGTTGTTTGCAAATGTAGATAAATATGctaatctaaagtatttaataATTGGTTGATATATGAAATACATTGTAGTTTTGTTGCATCTGTCATAGTCACATTTTGACAGTCATGTCCGTTTCGAAATTATAATAGTTGCATCCTGGTTGTGTTTATGCCTTCACTATATTATCAGTCAATTGTCTTATTTGCACAGACCGAATTTGAGGGTTCTGTTTTTTCACtcgttttcttttttaaaatttttgtagCTACTGCCGGCAGCAATAAAGCTGCATCTAGCAGCACATCGTTGAATACAAGGAAGCTTGATGAAGAAACAGAGACTCTTGCTCGTGAGTACTGACAACTTGTTGTGCGTTCGTTATTCGATAAACCATATCTTTTTTGTTCTTATAGGAAAGCTTTTCTGTACTTATGATGATTGTGCTTTCTTCATTGATGATGTCAAGCTTTTCAAACACAAGGGCACTGCGTCCTTTCTCAACCTTTgaaattttcttgttttctttttggttgttcCTTTTTctataaatccttaaaaatatACCAAGAAGTCAAATAGAATGCACATAATAAGTAGTTGGGGGCATAATTTTCCCTTCTCTTTCTTGGCCTGTGCATgagaaagaaatcaaaatatgTTGCCCTTTCTGTTTCAAAATAAACAAGAGTAACAAACAAAACGACCTAACATGTACATAGTATTAGTACATAATTGCAGACTTAATATTCGGCTTCTTGGCTTGATATGGTTCTGGCCACAGATTTTTTTGTTGAAAGTTTTTCAACCTCTATTCGTATAACCCTTGAATATCCATTTCTTTCTTGCCCATCCAGAACCTGCAAACCTATCATGGTTCCATCTTTCATCTTACAATACCGAGACTAGAGTAACCAATTAGTGCTACACTGTTTAATTTTTGTATAAAACATCACCAAATTCTTGTTATCCTTCAGGTTTTGTTGAATCAGGGAAGCTTTAGCATTACCATTTCCTTGGGGTTTGTTTTATGATGATGTTAAATGTTTATGCAAATTGTTCATGTGCAGCTGCAAAGTTATGGCATCAGCACTTGATATCATGAATTTTGTTGTCAAATATTGATGTGAAATCGGTTTGGTTGCTTTTAATGCAAATTGTGATTTTAGATGAACGAGTGCCATCGGAGCTGAAGAAGAATATCATGAAAGCTCGAATGGACAAGAAATTGACCCAAGCTCAGCTTGCACAGGTATTATTCTTGTTTTTGTATCATCATGTATTAATTTTTGTTGTGGGCCACAATACTCACGAATTCACCATCTTGCGTCAGCTGATCAACGAGAAGCCTCAAGTGATTCAAGAGTATGAATCAGGGAAAGCCATTCCTAATCAGCAGATCATAATCAAATTGGAAAGGGTTCTTGGAGCGAAACTGCGAGGTAAAAAGTAATGCAACAGTTGCCAACTGGTACTAGCCAAACAACCGTGGGAATTCAGACTGTTAGGATCGCTTTGCTATTGTGTTATGCTGGATTGAGTTCTTCAGTTCAGGTGAATGCAAACCAAACGTTAAAGAACATCGTCAAGGAATATGTATCTTCTATGTTGTGGTCTCTTGTACTCATGGAGGTAGACTCCAGACTGTTCTGGTCATTTGCTCTATGTTGAGTCTGCATTTCCTATATATTTCTAGGAGTCCCTCTCTGGATCAATCCACTTCCCTTGAAAACTAATGTGCTGTGACTCGTGCGAACCGTCTATCACGATTCATGGGAGATCCGCTGATCGTGTTTTTTCCCCCCGCCTGGTGCTTAATGCTGCGCTACTCCTTCCCTGCATTTGGTGCAGACAGGTCGGTCCCCGCATGGAATTTCACAGGAAACGTGAAGAATGGACTActgaaaacaacaaaaaaaatttaatggcaggagaaaaaaaaattaagcgtTCAAACAGGCAAACTGCTGAAAGCTTAATTTAGCGCTAGGTTTCGCTGCGTCTACCAGGCAATCTGCTCCGTAATGGTAATCCCATGGTTCATCACCTGTGATGAGACGTCGTCTTCTACGACCCGGCGGCTCCTTAATTCTCCTCCCCAGGGCAAAACAACGAATAAAATTTAGAACTAAAAAactgtttttcattatcttatcTCCGGTCCTTTCTGCTCGGCCTGGGCTCTGTGTCTCTGGACCTTTAACATTTCAAGTAAGTTCTGCCTCCACCGCTTCGCTGCATCTGAACCGTTTACCAAGAGATGACGTTTCCTCTGCTCTCCCGTGCTACACATCACCTCTAATATTTACCTCTTAGGTACGTACTCTTCTGCTACCCCTATGCTTCACAGCAACTCAAAATATTAACCCACTATATAAGAGGGGGTCGTTCCTCGAGGCTCGCCCGTTTCTTGCAGGCAGAAGAGATTTCCTGAACTCGGGACCCTCACCTCGATTGGTCGCCATGGACTTGGAcgaccaaacaaaaattttgccAAATCCATCCCCCCTCTCCGCTTGTTTTTTCACTTCATTTGTTGCTGTAGCGTCATCGAATGGTAGGAAAGCGAGGGACCCACATCAGTCAAGTCCACTGATACTTTTGGGCACTCTTGCGCCACTAAATACAGGATAAGGTTCAACCATCTCGCAAGGAATGTAAAATCGTTCCGGCCATAAACACCTATATAGATACAATACAACCTCGACAGAATTTAGGGGTTTCACCGGAAGGAATGTTAAAACAAATGATCCCGTAACATCATGGTCACTGCCATTCAGCATTGCACAATAGGATAAACCCACAACACGCTATTCACAGGCAAATTTCATGCCGAAGCTAGTGAGGCAGATGGCAAATGCCTGGAAGGCTGAGAGAGGCTGCCGGTAATCCATGGTGAACATGTCATCCCCAACTTTCCCAAACTGAAGCAACACGGTCTCTTCATTTCCCATTTCTCCAGGTTGGTTGGGATCTGCTGCTGCCACCAGTTGAAAGTTCTTCACTGAGGCAACTGTAACACGCCCATGGAAGTTCAGGCACCAGCACTGCAAGTGCTCATGCCATCGTGGGGCTTTGTTCTTTAGAACCACCGAACCAGCATGGTTTTCTTCCTTCAACATCTTCTGAGGATGAGGTTCATCCTCCATATTTTCTGGCGCTGAAGGGCACTGGAGTGTGCACAGCATTCTTCTTGGTCCTCTTGATTTGAGAAGGTTGAACTTGTAAGATACTTGACCAATTTCGAAGTTGCCAGCTGGGACTTGTGGGCTGATTTGCTTGCTGGTGAAACGGCGGCCTGCTCGGCTGCTAGATGCCTTTGCACCATTGAATGGCGGCCGACTGTCATAAATTGTGAACTTGGTGCCCAAAAAATCAGATCTGCAACAAATAGAGTTCTGTTTAAATCAAGAAAGGTGCTTTTTTAAGGCATGCATTTCAGACTAGGTAATGTTCAGTAGACATATCTTGATCTTAGAAGACAATGAAGATGCTCTTATCTTTATTCATGACTACAGTAGTGCATACCACAGGTGCCATCCTGTGGATGAATTTAAAAAGCACATGCCCGCACATACACAAAAACATGCACAAAAATATGCGATTCATTCATCGCCCCTTCTCTGTAGTTTTAAGAGCTTAGTGACGTATAGCCATTTAGCACAATGGCCTGCAAGCACCGAAGTCATCCAAATACAGGAAATTTAGTAAAGTATTATTCTAGAATCATATTTAGCATGACATCAATCGAGGGGTAGAGAGAACCAAATTTTTATTTGGTTCTGGTTGCCATGCAGAGAAATATGATTGAGGAGAGAAGCCTATTCGTAGATTAGAAGAATAGGGTCACACTTTGCATTATTGCAATAGGCCATAGTTGCAGTTCCAGCGCCTAACTTCAAGGACATGTGAATGTTTGGACAGAGTGCTCATAATTTATGAACCTGAGAAAAAGCAACAAGGAATTTCCTTGTAGGAAAATAAAGTTGCAGGAGGAGCCCAATAGAGACAAAAGATTTATGAGAGTATTAATGAAGGTTTTGAAGCCTTCATGTTTCGTCCAATTGAAAAATGTATTCCAGCAAATATTCAACGCATGGAGATATTCAAGATAGTCCCTCCAGGTAGTGTGTATGAACAGTTAATGCATAACCAACAAGACTTTCCTGACTATTGGAGGTTAATTCAATATATATTTCTTTGCCCCATATTCATAAAAGATTATTCATCAGCACAACTTACCAAATCTTTTGTTATAATTTCAATGCAAGTACTGCAAAATGTAGACATATCtaaaaacctttttaattttgggCATTTGCCCAGGTGTGGAACCAGGTTTGATCTCATGTGGGGGGTGCTAAATATGCCTTGGTAGTACTACACTAGAATCACTAAGGACCATTGATCTGAATGTAGACAAAAACAGCTACCAACTGATGTAATGATtgccaattttctttttttaaaaaaagaatataataaACATGTTATCAGTTCTAAAAATCCATTCCAAATGATCAGCATTCTTTGACAACTTAAATGAGTTATTTATGGTTGTTAATTTCCTATGTCCTAAAATTAATCCATCAAGTTTACTTAAATGAGTTAATTTCACAATTAAGTGCAAAATATATAATCAAAATGACCCAAAAATGCAATAGaaatattagaaaatataaaagatcattaaaaacattaaatgataatgatgcaaaaaaaagggttttttgcatgaatatccttctaaaaatttaaatttgcatgaataccctcttcaaatttatatttatttctggacctcataaaacactatttgtcctcaaatacccctaatataacagtttttctaacaccgttaataaaaattatatttatttaaattaaaaataaaataaaattttgaaattacttttttgtcttCCATCGCGATCGCCTTATAAATGTtgctttttgcacatctactcattaaggatattttagtcaatttaatttgaaaccattaattttttaacggcattaGATGACATACGTACATATACAAAAACAAGGATAAAAAAAgtgtagaatagcaaaacaagtgttttatgagggtatacgtGCAATTTTGAGAGGGTAgtcatgcaaaatttgatatttaagagggtattcatgcaaaaaatccaaaaaaatacaTAATATAGGCAAACCCTTATTAAAGAATCATCATCCTACTTAAAAATTGGCCCATGCTTTTGAATTAGACTCCAACTGTTCTGGTGAAATTGTCAACTAGGAAGCAAGCATTCGAATGAGCTG
This is a stretch of genomic DNA from Phoenix dactylifera cultivar Barhee BC4 chromosome 9, palm_55x_up_171113_PBpolish2nd_filt_p, whole genome shotgun sequence. It encodes these proteins:
- the LOC103719887 gene encoding multiprotein-bridging factor 1b, giving the protein MAGVGPISQDWEPVVIRKKAPNAAAKKDEKAVNAARRSGAEIETLRKSTAGSNKAASSSTSLNTRKLDEETETLAHERVPSELKKNIMKARMDKKLTQAQLAQLINEKPQVIQEYESGKAIPNQQIIIKLERVLGAKLRGKK
- the LOC103701192 gene encoding tubby-like F-box protein 1, translating into MSARRRAYLFSKSFSSCRLVSPSEEPFGEAMRPAPEVGEEEPAAEDRWSRMLPELLGEIVRRVEKSEDRWPLRKSVVSCACVCRRWREVTTGVIGNPRETGKITFPSSLKQPGPSDLPIQCFIKRNKRNSTFYLYLSLAKTFMDKGKFLLAARRFRHGAHVEYIISLDADDLSQGSNAYVGKLRSDFLGTKFTIYDSRPPFNGAKASSSRAGRRFTSKQISPQVPAGNFEIGQVSYKFNLLKSRGPRRMLCTLQCPSAPENMEDEPHPQKMLKEENHAGSVVLKNKAPRWHEHLQCWCLNFHGRVTVASVKNFQLVAAADPNQPGEMGNEETVLLQFGKVGDDMFTMDYRQPLSAFQAFAICLTSFGMKFACE